From the genome of Drosophila melanogaster chromosome 2L, one region includes:
- the CG42296 gene encoding uncharacterized protein: MRQLLVYALVAGLFYFSEGKPCPEKTRPHKTRCDAFYKCRELPSNSHVWIPVKCNEGLVFESSLGSCVLPGEDWECITPSEMSSTQSPPGRPDADILIVNDMDEAGLLLSDSSHKDDGTVEIILDSTLSSEENEVNEEAAKSKPQPEEDFSSNHNFDSSGDGELVELDSPAGLKPENREEVTSSSMEHRTEVEKLRTELKQVAGISEIAKPGSPIDPSLTAHLQRLSQLIDGLQQTYQKTDKPQTEMRPDQLNAFLAHFDIKNRYEMMNPMEQTSSTITTTTSTTEAPKIKPRLPEPTSNKTRLQEHLSHHRLEPETKLMLSNAVPYSSHGTTGQGYANSQIVVNRPEGSVMFALPPNYGMSQEQGSYVSHQSHEYSDHEPKISEDTLKTVLELSKQMIAAQNLPKVLPNPGFNGAYYQPILQPVFMSPQGNPFQQYYGMPPPLNPHYMQHKKHSAGGGSSSNGYNKPSTTIIHNNVIPVHLSSTSSGEKEVLDTYGNSLGVYPSMDKHVTASQASGMEYMTTARPVTIATTASTYSAQYGSQSPFASDYTLTTPRPFEQQPSAATVATYYTPSPHLGEHNANRVYQPTESYPTMNIPRPMDMFPGQIDADRVSIRPNSQKIESMEMDEDMIKANYQSGSGIGNGNGNTLPHVLTYSSDMSQQLAPSNGYLEQSYSLQQPQHHHHPYMPRPRPTMSSSIYSDSDGNMEMSMFTSSPNLNPFKGGNVKYPGSTSPNGQLVNFNGNFISLDVFQKSILPLMTKSPSALNELGNVEVITCQAGVRQPNQTDCTRYFVCSKKDGKVLSYSCPPYTAFNKQTRICDAPTYAQCSNVIPAFNGYTIDSNRRLQMEAIKMLSEAKRRQEAALKAQSIASLIQQYGSAQKAQPGISSNVENDPLDSYVVSLPEVSLSTTTSRPTIIQSSSGVSSGGSSTPAKKRKYYCKEGDKIPDQTSISSYFVCYKNAQGQMKGHKMSCSKSLLFCPKTLMCTLASKCTD, encoded by the coding sequence AGCCGTGCCCCGAAAAGACACGCCCCCACAAAACCCGCTGCGACGCCTTCTACAAGTGCCGGGAACTGCCCTCCAACTCGCACGTTTGGATTCCGGTGAAGTGCAACGAGGGATTGGTGTTCGAGTCCAGTTTGGGCAGCTGCGTTCTGCCTGGCGAGGATTGGGAGTGCATCACCCCGAGTGAGATGAGCTCCACGCAGTCGCCACCTGGGAGGCCGGACGCGGACATACTGATAGTCAACGACATGGACGAGGCGGGTCTGCTTTTGAGCGACTCCAGTCACAAGGACGATGGCACCGTGGAAATAATTCTAGACTCCACACTGAGCAGTGAGGAGAATGAGGTTAATGAGGAGGCGGCCAAGAGCAAGCCGCAGCCGGAGGAGGACTTCTCTTCCAATCACAACTTCGACTCGAGCGGCGATGGGGAGCTGGTGGAACTGGATTCCCCCGCTGGTCTGAAGCCCGAGAACCGCGAGGAGGTGACTTCCAGCAGCATGGAGCACAGAACAGAGGTGGAAAAGCTAAGAACGGAACTTAAACAGGTGGCTGGTATCAGCGAAATAGCCAAGCCGGGATCGCCCATCGATCCCAGCCTGACTGCTCACCTGCAGAGATTGTCCCAACTGATTGATGGACTGCAGCAGACCTACCAGAAGACAGATAAACCTCAGACGGAAATGCGACCAGACCAGTTGAATGCTTTTCTGGCGCACTTTGACATCAAGAACCGGTATGAGATGATGAACCCCATGGAGCAGACCTCTTCCAcaatcaccaccaccaccagtaCCACAGAAGCACCCAAAATAAAGCCAAGGCTACCGGAACCCACCTCGAATAAGACCCGCCTGCAGGAGCACCTGAGCCACCATCGCCTGGAACCGGAGACGAAACTAATGCTCAGCAATGCCGTGCCCTACTCCTCGCATGGAACCACCGGGCAGGGATATGCCAACTCTCAGATAGTGGTGAATCGCCCCGAAGGCTCTGTGATGTTTGCCCTGCCGCCCAATTACGGAATGAGCCAGGAACAGGGTTCGTATGTAAGCCACCAGAGTCACGAGTACAGCGATCATGAGCCCAAGATATCGGAGGACACCTTGAAGACGGTTCTGGAGCTGTCCAAGCAAATGATCGCCGCACAAAACCTGCCCAAAGTGCTGCCCAATCCGGGCTTCAATGGTGCCTATTACCAACCCATTCTGCAGCCTGTTTTCATGTCGCCCCAGGGCAATCCCTTCCAGCAGTACTACGGCATGCCGCCTCCCTTAAATCCACACTACATGCAGCACAAGAAGCACTCCGCTGGAGGCGGTTCCTCTAGCAATGGCTATAACAAGCCCAGCACCACCATTATTCACAACAATGTGATACCTGTTCACCTATCCAGCACGAGTTCGGGGGAAAAAGAGGTGCTGGACACCTATGGCAATAGTTTGGGGGTATATCCCAGCATGGATAAACATGTGACCGCCAGCCAGGCCAGTGGCATGGAGTACATGACCACAGCTCGGCCCGTTACGATCGCAACTACTGCCAGCACCTACTCCGCACAGTACGGATCCCAGTCCCCGTTCGCCAGTGACTACACCCTGACCACTCCGCGACCCTTTGAGCAGCAACCTTCAGCCGCCACAGTGGCCACGTACTATACTCCAAGTCCGCATTTGGGCGAGCACAACGCGAATAGGGTATACCAACCCACCGAATCGTATCCCACGATGAATATACCCAGACCCATGGACATGTTTCCAGGACAAATCGATGCGGACAGGGTGAGCATTCGACCCAACTCGCAGAAAATCGAAAGCATGGAGATGGACGAAGATATGATTAAGGCCAACTATCAAAGTGGCTCTGGtattgggaatgggaatgggaacaCTCTTCCTCACGTACTGACCTACAGCAGCGACATGAGCCAGCAATTAGCACCTTCGAATGGCTATCTGGAGCAGAGCTATAGCCTCCAGCAGccgcagcaccaccaccatccaTATATGCCCAGGCCCAGACCCACGATGAGCAGCAGTATCTATAGTGACTCGGATGGCAATATGGAGATGAGCATGTTCACCAGCAGTCCGAATCTTAACCCATTCAAGGGCGGCAACGTGAAGTACCCAGGAAGCACTTCGCCCAATGGCCAGCTGGTTAACTTCAATGGCAACTTCATCAGCCTGGATGTCTTCCAGAAATCCATACTTCCCCTTATGACCAAGTCGCCATCCGCTTTAAATGAGCTGGGAAACGTGGAGGTCATCACATGCCAGGCGGGCGTAAGACAGCCAAATCAAACTGACTGCACGCGATATTTCGTTTGCAGCAAGAAGGATGGCAAGGTCCTGTCCTACTCCTGTCCGCCTTACACGGCCTTCAATAAGCAGACCAGGATTTGCGATGCCCCCACCTATGCACAGTGCAGCAATGTTATACCTGCCTTCAATGGCTACACCATCGATAGCAATAGGAGGCTCCAGATGGAGGCCATCAAGATGCTGAGTGAGGCCAAGAGGAGACAGGAGGCTGCCTTAAAGGCCCAGAGCATAGCCAGTCTGATCCAGCAATACGGAAGCGCGCAAAAGGCGCAACCTGGCATATCGTCCAACGTAGAGAATGATCCCCTGGACTCGTATGTGGTCAGCTTGCCAGAAGTCAGTCtgtccaccaccaccagcagacCCACCATCATCCAGAGCAGCAGTGGTGTGAGTAGTGGTGGATCGTCGACTCCCGCAAAGAAGAGAAAGTACTACTGCAAGGAGGGCGATAAGATCCCGGATCAGACCTCCATTTCCAGCTACTTTGTGTGCTACAAGAACGCCCAGGGTCAAATGAAGGGCCACAAGATGAGCTGCTCCAAGAGCCTGCTCTTCTGTCCCAAGACCCTCATGTGCACCCTCGCCTCCAAGTGCACCGACTAA